A genomic window from Thiomonas arsenitoxydans includes:
- a CDS encoding DUF1800 domain-containing protein, with product MEHCLHAAGRLSRRRFIGGLGAAGLGLWGLAPAALSQTLQTADEAGPAALDAAAQADAVTFLDRVSWGASAEQLQALSRLGATAYLDLQLRVQPGAVLPSELAARLAALPVNQPLDALIPPIVREQRALFQARKNDPQAAADTEARLKALNRFKYALAQQAAAQQVWLGLYAPNALQQRLSWFWLNHFNVFRGGNIGPMMGDYTQRVIAPHALGRFRDLLRATMFSPQMLLYLNNAQNARGHVNENYAREVMELHTLGVGSGYTQTDVTNLARALTGPGVDLMDQPVRVRPALRADVWRQGLVVFNPARHDPDPKTVLGYTLQGHGLEEIDEVITLLADHPATARHVSTQLAQYFVADPAPPALVDVMVRRWQASGGQMAEVLRAMFTSAAFAASLGQPQFKDPMRYVLSALRASLGEEPIRNPQPVLGMLARLGEPLFGRQTPDGYPLNASAWDGSGQLTARFEVARQIGSGAPAMFEPPPASLQQSAPLVAAESGEAMAAMTAPQTAAKPPHRPPPDLARSPVYLAQQNQLSIATLRALAQADNRLRWNTLWLSSPEFMNA from the coding sequence ATGGAACATTGTTTGCACGCTGCCGGGCGGCTTTCGCGCCGCCGTTTCATCGGGGGGCTTGGCGCTGCGGGACTGGGCTTGTGGGGTTTGGCGCCGGCTGCGCTGTCGCAAACCTTGCAGACCGCTGACGAGGCTGGCCCTGCTGCGCTGGACGCCGCTGCGCAGGCCGATGCGGTGACCTTTCTCGACCGGGTGAGCTGGGGCGCCAGCGCGGAGCAACTGCAGGCGCTGTCCCGCCTGGGCGCCACGGCCTATCTGGACCTGCAACTGCGCGTTCAGCCCGGTGCAGTGCTGCCATCCGAGCTGGCGGCGCGGCTTGCCGCCTTGCCGGTGAATCAGCCGCTCGACGCGCTCATTCCGCCCATCGTGCGTGAACAACGCGCCTTGTTCCAGGCCCGCAAAAATGACCCGCAGGCCGCTGCCGATACCGAGGCCCGGCTGAAGGCGCTCAACCGCTTCAAGTACGCCCTTGCGCAACAGGCAGCGGCGCAACAGGTGTGGCTCGGTCTGTACGCCCCCAATGCCCTGCAGCAGCGGCTGAGCTGGTTCTGGCTGAATCATTTCAATGTGTTCCGTGGTGGCAATATCGGCCCGATGATGGGCGATTACACCCAGCGCGTCATCGCTCCGCACGCGCTCGGCCGCTTTCGCGATTTGCTGCGCGCCACGATGTTTTCGCCGCAGATGCTGCTGTACTTGAACAACGCGCAAAACGCCCGCGGCCATGTGAACGAAAACTATGCGCGCGAAGTCATGGAGTTGCACACCCTGGGCGTGGGCAGCGGCTACACCCAGACTGATGTGACCAACCTCGCCCGCGCACTCACCGGCCCGGGCGTCGACCTGATGGATCAGCCGGTGCGGGTGCGCCCGGCCCTGCGCGCCGATGTTTGGCGGCAGGGGTTGGTGGTGTTCAACCCCGCGCGGCACGACCCCGACCCCAAGACCGTGCTGGGCTACACCCTGCAAGGCCACGGCCTGGAAGAGATCGACGAGGTCATCACCCTGCTGGCCGACCACCCCGCCACCGCGCGGCACGTCAGCACGCAACTGGCGCAGTACTTCGTCGCCGATCCCGCTCCGCCCGCTCTGGTCGATGTCATGGTGCGGCGCTGGCAGGCCAGCGGCGGTCAGATGGCCGAAGTGCTGCGCGCGATGTTCACCAGCGCGGCATTCGCCGCCAGTCTGGGCCAGCCGCAGTTCAAAGACCCGATGCGCTATGTGCTGTCGGCGCTGCGCGCCAGCCTGGGCGAGGAACCGATCCGCAACCCGCAGCCGGTGCTCGGCATGCTGGCCCGCCTGGGCGAGCCGCTGTTCGGGCGCCAGACGCCCGACGGCTACCCGCTGAACGCGAGCGCCTGGGACGGCTCGGGCCAGCTCACCGCGCGCTTTGAAGTCGCACGGCAGATCGGCAGTGGCGCACCGGCGATGTTCGAGCCACCGCCAGCTTCCCTGCAGCAGAGCGCGCCGCTGGTGGCCGCAGAATCGGGTGAAGCAATGGCGGCGATGACTGCTCCCCAAACCGCGGCCAAGCCACCCCACCGTCCCCCGCCCGATCTCGCGCGCAGCCCGGTCTATCTCGCCCAGCAAAACCAGCTCAGCATCGCCACCTTGCGCGCGCTGGCGCAGGCCGACAACCGCCTGCGCTGGAACACGCTGTGGCTCTCATCGCCCGAATTCATGAACGCGTGA
- a CDS encoding DUF192 domain-containing protein, translating into MHKSRFIHRIALAFVLASSNAAWAAQPEVNTGLPLVRLQIDGHTLTAEVASTPEQQQTGLMNRRSLPANRGMVFVFAESQPVCMWMKNTLIALSVAFITTDGRIVNIADMQPQTEDVHCGQTDVRYALETPLHWFAQHGIRPGARVLGLPAPSR; encoded by the coding sequence ATGCACAAGTCTCGTTTCATCCACCGCATCGCCTTGGCTTTTGTACTGGCCAGTTCCAACGCGGCCTGGGCCGCGCAGCCCGAGGTCAATACCGGCCTGCCGCTGGTGCGCCTGCAGATCGACGGCCACACCCTCACCGCCGAGGTGGCTTCTACCCCCGAGCAGCAGCAGACCGGGCTGATGAACCGCCGCAGTCTGCCCGCGAATCGCGGCATGGTGTTTGTGTTTGCCGAGTCTCAGCCGGTGTGCATGTGGATGAAAAACACGCTCATTGCCCTGTCGGTCGCCTTCATCACCACGGATGGCCGCATTGTCAATATCGCCGACATGCAGCCGCAGACCGAAGACGTGCACTGCGGCCAGACCGATGTGCGCTATGCGCTGGAAACCCCGCTGCACTGGTTTGCGCAGCACGGCATCCGGCCGGGTGCGCGCGTGCTGGGGCTGCCCGCCCCAAGCCGCTGA
- a CDS encoding glycine zipper 2TM domain-containing protein, producing MFRPSLLISGAVLLSLLGGCAVVPPSYSTAYAPAQQPSYQQPVYQQPGYAPYAQPGYAGAYASAPPEYAQQPAYVQQPAYAAQPGYAPAPVAQSALPGAALGAVAGGLIGSRFGAGNGRTAMAATGAALGAVVGANAANPYATQITPGTVIGGVVGGLVGSRFGHGNGKTAAAALGAAVGAMAGSQYPAVSLP from the coding sequence ATGTTTCGGCCAAGTCTGTTGATCAGCGGCGCAGTGTTGTTGTCACTACTGGGGGGTTGCGCTGTCGTGCCGCCGTCCTATTCCACGGCGTATGCGCCTGCGCAGCAGCCGAGCTATCAGCAACCTGTTTATCAGCAGCCGGGTTATGCGCCTTATGCCCAGCCGGGGTATGCCGGGGCTTATGCGTCGGCGCCGCCCGAGTATGCGCAGCAACCGGCCTATGTGCAGCAGCCTGCCTACGCGGCGCAGCCGGGCTACGCACCCGCGCCGGTGGCGCAATCGGCTTTGCCGGGCGCAGCGCTGGGGGCGGTGGCGGGCGGGCTGATCGGTTCGCGCTTCGGTGCGGGCAATGGCCGCACGGCCATGGCGGCCACGGGCGCGGCGCTGGGCGCGGTGGTGGGGGCCAATGCGGCCAATCCCTATGCCACGCAGATCACGCCGGGTACGGTGATCGGCGGGGTGGTCGGTGGGCTGGTGGGATCACGCTTCGGCCATGGCAATGGCAAGACGGCGGCTGCAGCGCTGGGCGCGGCCGTGGGGGCGATGGCGGGGTCGCAGTATCCGGCAGTCAGCCTGCCGTGA
- a CDS encoding DUF1501 domain-containing protein, which yields MQRRHFLQTATAAALATPMTRLWAAPAAQGQPKFVLVFLRGAYDATNLLVPHANSFYYESRPHIAVPRPGEGADASIALNADWALHPALRESLLPLWQAGQLAFVPFAGTRDLTRSHFETQDHIELGQGPQTRNFNDGFLNRLVQQLGARAQPMAFTAQLPLSLRGAQRVPNLAIAQAGHTGIDDRQRALIESMWNGSSQGAAVREGFAVHQTVADDMQASGWQAEMVAASRGAVAPKGFVAEAVRIGGLMRDSFNVGFIDVGGWDTHVNEATDNGAKGQLADKLAALGQGLAGMAQALGPAWQQTTVVVLSEFGRTFRENGNRGTDHGHGSVYWVLGGAVRGGRIAGEQIVQSPSTLNQNRDDPVLTDYRDLLGGLFQRQWGLRPSQIQTIFPGARPVDLRLV from the coding sequence ATGCAACGCCGCCATTTTTTGCAAACCGCCACCGCCGCCGCGCTGGCCACACCGATGACCCGCCTGTGGGCCGCGCCCGCCGCACAGGGGCAGCCCAAGTTCGTGCTGGTGTTCCTGCGCGGCGCGTATGACGCCACCAATCTGCTCGTGCCCCATGCCAACAGCTTCTATTACGAGTCGCGGCCGCATATCGCTGTGCCCCGGCCGGGCGAGGGCGCCGACGCATCCATCGCGCTGAACGCCGACTGGGCGCTGCATCCGGCGCTGCGCGAATCCCTGCTGCCGCTGTGGCAGGCCGGGCAACTGGCTTTCGTGCCCTTTGCCGGCACGCGCGACCTCACCCGCAGCCACTTCGAAACGCAAGATCACATCGAACTCGGCCAGGGCCCGCAGACGCGCAATTTCAACGACGGTTTTCTCAACCGTCTGGTGCAGCAGCTCGGCGCGCGCGCCCAGCCCATGGCCTTCACCGCGCAGCTGCCGTTGTCGCTGCGCGGCGCCCAGCGCGTGCCCAATCTCGCCATCGCCCAAGCCGGGCACACCGGCATAGACGACCGCCAGCGCGCGCTGATCGAAAGCATGTGGAACGGCTCGTCGCAGGGCGCGGCGGTGCGTGAAGGCTTCGCCGTGCACCAGACCGTCGCCGACGATATGCAGGCCTCCGGCTGGCAGGCCGAGATGGTGGCCGCCAGCCGCGGCGCGGTCGCGCCCAAGGGCTTCGTCGCCGAGGCCGTGCGCATCGGCGGATTGATGCGCGACAGCTTCAACGTCGGCTTCATCGACGTGGGCGGCTGGGACACCCATGTCAACGAAGCCACCGACAACGGCGCCAAAGGCCAGCTTGCCGACAAACTCGCCGCGCTCGGCCAGGGGCTAGCCGGCATGGCGCAGGCGCTGGGCCCCGCCTGGCAGCAGACCACCGTGGTCGTACTCAGCGAGTTTGGCCGCACCTTCCGCGAAAACGGCAATCGCGGCACCGATCACGGCCACGGCTCGGTGTACTGGGTGTTGGGCGGCGCGGTGCGGGGCGGGCGCATCGCGGGTGAGCAGATCGTGCAATCGCCCTCTACCCTCAACCAGAACCGCGACGATCCGGTGCTGACCGACTACCGCGACTTGCTCGGCGGCCTGTTCCAGCGGCAGTGGGGGCTCAGGCCATCGCAAATTCAGACCATTTTTCCGGGGGCTCGGCCAGTCGATCTGCGGCTGGTATGA
- the mfd gene encoding transcription-repair coupling factor: MSIVHALRAQVPALKPGQRVSWPLPAGSADALLLAEFCAPRDDAAPWLVVTAGAADAQRLLGELQWFAPQLRVGLLPDWETLPYDSFSPHQDLISERLATLWAIHNQQIDVVIAPANTAIQRLAPPEFLAAYTFDFRQGEALNEAALRAQLVLAGYNHVSQVMAPGEYAVRGGLIDLHPMGSPVPYRVDLFGDTIDAIQAFDPDTQRSLYPVKEVRLLPGREFPLDDAAQKRFRARWREVFEGDPSRSPLYKDMGSGVAGPGIEYYLPLFFEHTATLPDYLGERTRVVLHGDISTAIQKFWTDTQERHRLLRHDPERPALAPDQLFLSEEAFFSRIKPLAQLALRPKADAPQTDKPTSAELPDISADRRATRPLARLAQWLEEGRPQHRRALLLAESAGRRETLRELLQESGLSAQPAESWDEFVQGTTGFALAVGPLARGFSLPADRLAVLTETELFALNPAQRRRRKQEQASNVDALIHDLAELQPGDPVVHANHGIGRYQGLAELDLGDGPAEFLHLVYANDAVLYVPVSQLHLIGRYSGAAQDDAPLHILGSGQWDKARRKAAEQVRDAAAELLNIYARRAAHQGHAFRYSPQDYEAFAASFGFEETPDQAAAIHAVVQDMISPKPMDRLVCGDVGFGKTEVALRAAFVAVMGGKQVAVLAPTTLLAEQHCETFRNRFADWPVRIAEMSRFRSTKEISAALDGLARGTVDIVIGTHKLLSPTVKFDRLGLVIVDEEHRFGVRHKEALKAMRASVDLLTLTATPIPRTLGMALEGLRDLSVIATAPQKRLAIKTFVRSESGAVMREAILREIKRGGQVYFLHNEVETIENRRRQLEELVPEARIEIAHGQMHERDLERVMRDFHAQRFNILLCTTIIETGIDVPSANTIVMARADKFGLAQLHQLRGRVGRSHHQAYAYLLVPDVQSLTKQASQRLEAIQQMEELGSGFYLAMHDLEIRGAGEVLGEQQSGNMQEIGFQLYNDMLGEAVKALRAGREPDLLNPLGVTTEINLHVPALLPNDYCGDVHARLSLYKRLASAATSAQLDSVAEEIVDRFGRLPPPAQALVDTHRLRLIAQSYGITKIDAAEEVAILHFRKDAPVDAARIIDLIQKNRHIKLTGNDRLRIERPTKDATQRAQLIRDTLKQLGAPRTEVAIA, translated from the coding sequence ATGTCTATTGTCCATGCCCTGCGCGCGCAAGTGCCCGCGCTCAAGCCCGGCCAGCGTGTGAGCTGGCCGCTTCCCGCCGGAAGTGCCGATGCCCTGTTGCTGGCCGAGTTTTGCGCGCCGCGCGATGACGCCGCGCCCTGGCTCGTCGTCACCGCAGGCGCAGCCGATGCCCAGCGTCTGCTCGGCGAGTTGCAGTGGTTCGCCCCGCAGTTGCGCGTCGGCTTGCTGCCCGACTGGGAAACCCTGCCTTACGACAGCTTTTCACCGCACCAGGATCTGATCTCCGAGCGGCTGGCCACCCTCTGGGCCATCCACAACCAGCAGATCGACGTGGTCATCGCCCCGGCCAATACCGCCATCCAGCGGCTGGCCCCGCCCGAGTTCCTCGCGGCCTACACCTTCGATTTCCGCCAGGGCGAGGCGCTCAACGAAGCCGCGCTGCGCGCCCAGCTCGTTCTGGCCGGGTACAACCACGTCAGCCAGGTGATGGCCCCGGGCGAATACGCGGTGCGCGGCGGTCTCATCGACCTGCATCCCATGGGCTCGCCTGTGCCCTACCGCGTGGACCTGTTCGGCGACACCATCGACGCCATCCAGGCCTTCGACCCCGACACCCAGCGCAGCCTTTACCCGGTCAAGGAGGTGCGACTGCTGCCGGGCCGCGAATTTCCGCTCGACGATGCGGCGCAGAAGCGCTTTCGCGCCCGCTGGCGCGAGGTGTTCGAGGGCGACCCGAGCCGCAGCCCACTCTACAAGGACATGGGAAGCGGCGTAGCCGGGCCCGGCATCGAGTACTACCTGCCGCTGTTCTTCGAGCACACCGCCACTCTGCCCGACTATCTGGGCGAACGTACCCGCGTGGTGCTGCATGGGGACATTTCCACCGCCATCCAGAAGTTCTGGACCGATACGCAGGAGCGCCACCGTCTGTTGCGGCACGACCCGGAGCGCCCCGCCCTCGCTCCCGACCAGCTTTTTCTCAGTGAAGAAGCGTTCTTCAGCCGCATCAAACCCCTCGCCCAGCTTGCGCTGCGGCCCAAGGCCGATGCGCCGCAGACCGACAAACCCACCAGTGCCGAGCTACCCGACATCAGCGCCGACCGCCGCGCCACCCGCCCACTGGCGCGCCTGGCGCAATGGCTGGAAGAGGGCCGCCCGCAACACCGACGCGCGCTGCTGCTGGCCGAATCCGCCGGCCGCCGCGAAACCCTGCGCGAGCTGTTGCAGGAGTCCGGCTTGTCGGCCCAGCCTGCGGAAAGCTGGGACGAATTCGTACAGGGCACCACCGGCTTCGCCCTGGCCGTCGGGCCGCTGGCGCGGGGTTTCTCGCTGCCCGCCGACCGATTGGCCGTGCTCACCGAGACCGAGCTGTTCGCCCTCAACCCGGCCCAGCGCAGGCGGCGCAAGCAAGAGCAGGCCAGCAATGTCGATGCCCTGATCCACGACCTGGCCGAGCTGCAGCCCGGCGACCCGGTGGTGCATGCCAACCACGGCATCGGCCGCTATCAGGGCCTGGCCGAGCTCGATCTGGGCGACGGCCCCGCGGAGTTTCTGCATCTGGTCTATGCGAACGATGCGGTGCTCTACGTGCCTGTGTCGCAACTGCATCTCATCGGCCGCTACAGCGGCGCGGCGCAGGATGACGCGCCGCTGCACATCCTCGGCTCGGGCCAGTGGGACAAGGCCCGGCGCAAAGCCGCCGAACAGGTACGCGACGCCGCCGCCGAGCTGCTCAACATCTACGCCCGCCGCGCCGCGCATCAGGGCCATGCCTTCCGCTACTCGCCGCAGGACTATGAAGCCTTCGCCGCGAGTTTCGGTTTCGAGGAGACGCCCGATCAGGCCGCGGCCATCCATGCGGTGGTGCAGGACATGATCTCCCCCAAGCCGATGGATCGCCTGGTCTGCGGCGACGTCGGCTTCGGCAAGACCGAAGTCGCGCTGCGCGCCGCGTTCGTGGCGGTGATGGGCGGCAAGCAGGTGGCCGTGCTCGCCCCCACCACCCTGCTCGCCGAGCAGCACTGCGAGACCTTTCGCAACCGCTTCGCCGACTGGCCGGTGCGCATTGCCGAGATGTCGCGCTTTCGCAGCACCAAGGAGATCAGCGCCGCACTCGACGGCCTGGCGCGCGGCACGGTGGACATCGTCATCGGTACCCATAAGCTGCTGTCGCCCACGGTCAAGTTCGACCGGCTCGGCCTGGTCATCGTCGATGAGGAGCACCGCTTCGGCGTGCGCCACAAAGAGGCGCTCAAGGCCATGCGCGCCTCGGTCGATTTGCTCACCCTCACCGCCACACCCATTCCGCGCACCCTGGGCATGGCGCTCGAAGGGCTGCGCGATCTGAGCGTGATCGCCACCGCGCCGCAAAAGCGGCTGGCGATCAAGACCTTCGTGCGCAGCGAAAGCGGCGCGGTGATGCGCGAGGCCATCCTGCGCGAAATTAAGCGCGGCGGCCAGGTGTATTTCCTGCACAACGAGGTCGAGACCATCGAAAACCGCCGTCGCCAGCTCGAAGAACTGGTGCCCGAAGCGCGCATCGAAATCGCCCACGGCCAGATGCACGAGCGCGATCTGGAACGGGTGATGCGCGACTTCCACGCCCAGCGCTTCAATATTCTGCTGTGCACCACCATTATCGAAACCGGCATCGACGTACCCAGCGCCAACACCATCGTCATGGCGCGGGCCGACAAGTTCGGCCTGGCGCAGCTGCACCAGTTGCGCGGCCGCGTCGGGCGCTCGCATCACCAGGCCTACGCCTATCTGCTGGTGCCCGATGTGCAGAGTTTGACCAAGCAGGCCAGCCAGCGGCTCGAAGCCATTCAACAGATGGAAGAACTGGGCTCGGGCTTCTATCTGGCCATGCACGACCTGGAGATTCGCGGCGCCGGCGAAGTGCTGGGCGAGCAGCAATCGGGCAATATGCAGGAGATCGGCTTCCAGCTCTACAACGACATGCTGGGCGAGGCCGTGAAGGCGCTGCGCGCAGGCCGCGAGCCCGACCTGCTCAACCCGCTGGGCGTGACCACCGAGATCAATCTGCATGTGCCCGCCCTGCTGCCCAACGACTATTGCGGCGATGTGCATGCCCGGCTTTCGCTCTACAAGCGACTGGCCAGCGCCGCCACCAGCGCCCAGCTCGACAGCGTGGCCGAGGAAATCGTCGATCGCTTCGGCCGCCTGCCGCCGCCTGCGCAGGCGCTGGTGGACACACACCGTCTGCGGCTGATTGCGCAGAGCTACGGCATCACCAAGATCGACGCGGCCGAAGAAGTGGCCATTCTGCACTTCCGCAAGGACGCCCCGGTGGACGCCGCCCGCATCATCGACCTCATCCAGAAGAACCGCCACATCAAGCTCACCGGCAACGACCGACTGCGGATCGAACGCCCGACGAAAGACGCCACGCAGCGCGCCCAGCTCATCCGCGACACCCTCAAGCAACTCGGCGCGCCGCGGACCGAGGTGGCGATTGCCTGA
- a CDS encoding cystathionine beta-lyase: MQHLSTRLQHHPYQPPAGFGAVEPGVHHASTVIFPDVATMRARDWRSKAGYTYGLHGTPTTFILEERLAVLDGGRHCVLCPSGLSAIALVDLTLLKQGDTVLLPGNVYGPSRELAERFLGAWGIQHQIYEATCTPEELAKLITPQTKLLWLEAPGSVTMEMPDLRGLIAVARQHGILTAIDATWAAGIALQPFDLGVDVVMQALTKYQSGGADLLMGSVTTRDDALHERLLLTHMRLGLGVGADDVARVLRGLHTLPLRYAAQDASARRIALWMQDQPQVAQVLHPALPGSPGHAHWQRDCTAAAGLFSVVFDARYTAAQVDAFVDALQLFKIGYSWGGPVSLAVPYDVQAMRPAGRWPHQGGLVRLAIGLEDPQDLIDDLRQAMQQMF; the protein is encoded by the coding sequence ATGCAACATTTGTCCACCCGTTTGCAACATCACCCGTATCAACCTCCAGCCGGTTTTGGTGCGGTGGAGCCCGGCGTGCACCATGCCTCCACCGTGATCTTCCCAGATGTGGCCACGATGCGCGCGCGCGACTGGCGCAGCAAGGCCGGCTATACCTACGGGCTGCACGGCACCCCCACCACGTTCATCCTGGAGGAGCGTCTGGCCGTGCTCGATGGCGGGCGCCACTGCGTGCTCTGCCCCTCGGGTCTTTCGGCCATCGCCTTGGTCGATCTCACTTTGTTGAAGCAAGGCGACACGGTGCTGTTGCCGGGCAATGTGTACGGCCCGAGCCGCGAACTGGCCGAGCGCTTTCTCGGGGCCTGGGGCATTCAGCACCAAATCTACGAAGCCACTTGCACCCCTGAAGAACTCGCCAAGCTGATCACGCCGCAAACCAAGCTCCTCTGGCTGGAAGCGCCCGGTTCGGTGACCATGGAAATGCCCGATCTGCGCGGACTCATCGCCGTGGCACGGCAGCACGGCATCCTCACCGCCATCGACGCCACTTGGGCTGCCGGCATCGCGCTGCAGCCCTTCGATCTCGGCGTGGATGTGGTGATGCAGGCCCTTACCAAATACCAAAGCGGCGGCGCCGACCTGCTCATGGGCAGCGTGACCACCCGCGACGATGCCCTGCACGAACGCCTGCTGCTCACCCACATGCGGCTCGGCCTGGGCGTTGGCGCGGACGACGTCGCCCGCGTGCTGCGCGGCCTGCATACCCTGCCGCTGCGCTATGCCGCGCAAGACGCCAGCGCGCGGCGCATCGCGTTGTGGATGCAGGACCAGCCCCAGGTGGCGCAGGTGCTCCACCCGGCGCTGCCCGGCAGCCCCGGCCATGCGCACTGGCAGCGCGACTGCACCGCCGCCGCCGGGTTGTTCAGCGTGGTGTTCGATGCGCGCTACACCGCCGCTCAGGTCGATGCCTTCGTCGACGCCTTGCAACTCTTCAAGATCGGCTATTCCTGGGGCGGCCCGGTGAGCCTGGCCGTGCCCTACGACGTGCAGGCCATGCGCCCGGCGGGACGCTGGCCGCACCAAGGCGGCCTGGTGCGCCTGGCCATCGGCCTCGAAGACCCGCAAGACCTGATCGACGACTTGCGGCAGGCGATGCAACAAATGTTCTAA
- the ispD gene encoding 2-C-methyl-D-erythritol 4-phosphate cytidylyltransferase, producing the protein MIPSAGSGSRLPGDAPKQYRRLLGESVVQHTVRAILQTPRIASVSVVVQEGDVWAADALQPDPRLHLVPRGGATRAHSVLGGLEALLDAGAAHDDWALVHDAARCCITPELIDRLIDACLPDDVGGLLALPLPDTLKAADPAGRVAHTEPREGRWLAQTPQMFRIGALREALRAAIIVNAPPTDEAGAMERQGAYPLLVTGASWNFKITYSPDLELAQALLAARAGVST; encoded by the coding sequence GTGATTCCGAGCGCGGGCAGCGGTTCGCGCCTGCCTGGCGATGCGCCCAAGCAATACCGGCGTCTGCTGGGCGAGTCGGTGGTGCAGCACACGGTGCGGGCTATTCTGCAGACGCCGCGCATCGCCTCGGTATCGGTGGTGGTGCAGGAGGGCGACGTGTGGGCGGCCGACGCCTTGCAGCCCGATCCCCGGCTGCATCTGGTGCCACGCGGCGGCGCGACTCGGGCGCACAGCGTGCTCGGCGGGCTGGAGGCCTTGTTAGATGCGGGCGCGGCACATGACGACTGGGCGCTGGTGCACGACGCCGCGCGCTGCTGCATCACCCCCGAGCTGATCGATCGCCTGATCGACGCCTGCCTGCCCGATGACGTCGGCGGCCTGCTGGCGCTGCCCCTGCCCGATACCCTCAAGGCCGCCGATCCCGCAGGCCGTGTGGCTCACACCGAGCCACGCGAGGGCCGTTGGCTGGCGCAGACGCCGCAGATGTTTCGCATCGGCGCGCTGCGCGAGGCGCTGCGGGCGGCGATCATTGTCAACGCGCCACCTACGGACGAAGCCGGCGCGATGGAGCGCCAGGGCGCGTATCCGTTGCTGGTCACCGGCGCGTCGTGGAATTTCAAGATCACCTATTCCCCCGACCTCGAACTCGCGCAGGCCTTGCTTGCCGCGCGCGCAGGAGTATCGACATGA
- the ispF gene encoding 2-C-methyl-D-erythritol 2,4-cyclodiphosphate synthase, with amino-acid sequence MTQIRIGEGYDVHALVPGRKLIIGGVTIPHPLGLLGHSDADVLLHAITDALLGAAGLGDIGQHFPDTDARYQGADSGELLRQARQSVLAQGWAIGNVDCTVIAQAPKLAPYRDAIRQRIAALLELDAAQVNVKGKTTERLGFVGRGEGIAASAVCLLQRD; translated from the coding sequence ATGACGCAAATCCGCATCGGCGAGGGCTATGACGTCCACGCTCTCGTTCCCGGCCGCAAACTCATCATCGGCGGCGTGACCATCCCCCATCCCCTCGGCCTACTCGGCCATTCCGATGCCGACGTGCTGCTGCACGCCATCACCGACGCTTTGCTGGGCGCGGCCGGGCTGGGCGACATCGGCCAGCATTTCCCCGATACAGACGCGCGCTACCAGGGCGCAGATTCGGGCGAACTGCTGCGGCAGGCGCGCCAGAGCGTGCTGGCGCAGGGCTGGGCGATCGGCAATGTGGACTGCACCGTGATCGCGCAGGCGCCCAAGCTCGCGCCGTATCGCGACGCCATCCGCCAGCGCATCGCCGCGCTGCTGGAGCTGGACGCGGCGCAGGTCAACGTCAAAGGCAAGACCACCGAGCGTCTGGGCTTCGTCGGCCGGGGCGAAGGCATCGCCGCCAGCGCGGTGTGCCTGTTGCAGCGCGATTGA
- the serB gene encoding phosphoserine phosphatase SerB, translated as MYHLVIQRHTAPLSQDNLDHLCHIAAPISLEKFADDHGPNRGHNGARLRDIRSAGPGMRRALNAHCREHHIDWAIVPAGLHLGDFKLLAMDMDSTLINIETVDEIGAAVGKKDEIAAITAAAMRGEIADYATSLRQRVALLSGVPLASLDKLYTDTLRLNPGAETLLAAALAAGLKTQLVTGGFTHFTDRLKQRLGFDRVAANVLGVRGEALDGTLIGDIIDGEAKKKAVLAFCDDLGCDPGEVLVIGDGANDLPMMNAVGFSVAYHAKPKVREAATAAIDHGGLDSLLHWFE; from the coding sequence ATGTACCACCTCGTCATTCAGCGCCACACCGCCCCGCTCTCGCAAGACAACCTCGACCATCTCTGCCACATCGCCGCGCCGATCAGTCTGGAAAAATTTGCCGACGACCACGGCCCCAACCGCGGCCATAACGGCGCGCGCCTGCGCGACATCCGCAGCGCCGGCCCCGGCATGCGCCGCGCACTCAATGCCCATTGCCGCGAACACCATATCGACTGGGCCATCGTGCCCGCCGGGTTGCATCTGGGTGATTTCAAGCTGCTGGCGATGGACATGGACTCCACGCTGATCAACATCGAGACCGTCGATGAAATCGGCGCCGCCGTCGGCAAGAAAGACGAGATCGCCGCCATCACCGCCGCCGCCATGCGCGGCGAAATCGCCGACTACGCCACCAGCCTGCGCCAGCGCGTGGCCCTGCTCTCCGGGGTGCCGCTTGCCTCACTCGACAAGCTCTACACCGACACCCTGCGCCTGAACCCCGGCGCCGAAACCCTGCTGGCCGCAGCCCTGGCCGCCGGACTGAAAACCCAGCTCGTCACCGGCGGCTTCACCCACTTCACCGACCGGCTGAAACAGCGCCTAGGCTTCGATCGCGTTGCCGCCAATGTGCTGGGCGTGAGGGGCGAGGCGCTCGACGGCACACTCATCGGCGACATCATCGACGGCGAAGCCAAGAAAAAGGCCGTGCTCGCCTTCTGCGACGACCTGGGCTGCGATCCCGGCGAAGTGCTGGTGATTGGCGACGGCGCCAACGACCTGCCCATGATGAACGCGGTGGGCTTCAGCGTGGCTTACCACGCCAAACCCAAGGTGCGCGAAGCCGCCACCGCCGCCATCGACCATGGCGGCCTCGACAGTCTGCTGCACTGGTTCGAATAA